One genomic window of Desulfovibrio gilichinskyi includes the following:
- a CDS encoding RHS repeat domain-containing protein — protein FFATNQVGTIFMVADERGNEVKRIINDSFGNLLLDSGVSLDICLGFAAGLADKDTGLVHLGYREYDPAIGRFTTPDPLGFAGGDVDVYGYCLDDPINFHDRTGLAGKSEGKEDKKNTLDEDSKIKNLQHDTPKKTVKHAGSGMDLESSEKISPKEKTKLEQDNKSKFSLKDLGKGAFKGIRSGIPAGMTIGSALGPLGITAGAITGGFTGASVGMLYSIGSKAISDTFGIDEDTQKTIRKAMGYMTSKKGKK, from the coding sequence TTTTCTTTGCTACAAATCAGGTCGGCACAATTTTCATGGTTGCGGATGAAAGGGGTAATGAGGTAAAGCGAATTATAAATGATTCGTTTGGAAATCTATTGCTCGATAGCGGAGTCAGTTTGGATATATGCTTAGGGTTTGCCGCAGGACTGGCAGATAAAGATACCGGACTTGTACACCTTGGATATCGTGAATACGATCCCGCAATCGGAAGATTCACCACACCCGACCCGCTAGGATTTGCGGGTGGTGACGTAGATGTTTACGGGTACTGTCTCGATGACCCGATTAATTTTCATGATCGGACGGGGCTTGCGGGGAAGAGTGAAGGGAAAGAAGACAAAAAGAATACTCTAGATGAAGACTCTAAAATAAAAAATTTACAACATGATACCCCAAAAAAGACTGTTAAACATGCTGGATCAGGTATGGATTTAGAAAGCTCTGAAAAGATATCGCCAAAAGAAAAAACAAAACTTGAGCAAGATAATAAATCTAAATTTTCTCTCAAAGACCTTGGAAAAGGAGCTTTCAAAGGAATAAGATCCGGAATTCCAGCAGGAATGACTATTGGCAGCGCACTTGGGCCATTAGGAATAACAGCAGGAGCTATTACTGGCGGCTTTACGGGAGCATCAGTTGGCATGCTTTATTCAATAGGATCAAAAGCAATTTCTGACACATTCGGAATAGATGAAGATACTCAAAAAACTATTCGCAAGGCCATGGGGTATATGACCTCTAAAAAAGGGAAAAAATGA